The genomic stretch GGGAACACTGactttttctgtctctgggagCAGTATTGTGGCACTGGGGAGAATGGAGATCAAGTTTTTGGTGATCTGTTTCAAAACCCTCCTCCTCCTATATTCCTTTGTGTTTTGGATTACTGGGGTGATCCTGTTGTTTATTGGAGTCTGGGGAAAGCTTACCCTGggcatctatttatctattgCCAGGAACTCCACAGATGTTCCCTCTGTGTTCATTGTCACTGGCACCATGATTGTCAGCTTTGGTCTATTTGGATGCATTGCTGCATGCCGAGGGAGCCCATGGATGCTGAAGCTGTACGCTCTGTTTCTGTCACTGGTGTTCCTGGCTGAGCTTGTTGCTAGCATTTCAGGGCTTCTGTTTCACCGTGAGATCAAGGCTAGCTTCCTGAAGATTTACACCAACGCTGTGCAGAATTATAACGGCCATGGTGAGAAGAGCCAAGCGGTGGACCAGGTGCAGCATTCCCTGGCCTGCTGTGGTGTGACCAACTACACCAACTGGGAAACCAGTCCCTACTTCCTGGATCATGGCATCCCCCGCAGCTGCTGTAAGAATGAAAGTGACTGCGACCCCCAGGATCTGCACAACCTGACTCTGGCTGCCACCAAAGTTAACCAGAGGGGCTGCTATAATCGGATGATGGATTTCTTGGAGGGAAACACGGGCATCGTCATTGGAGTGCTCTTTGCAGTCACGTTTTCCCAGCTGATTGGCATGAGGCTTTCCTGTTGTCTGTCCCGGTTCATCATGGCCCATCAGTATGAGATGATGTGAAAAGTTTTCCAAGGGCAATAGCGTAACGAACTGGTTTCAAAGAAGAACTACTCTGCCCTCTGGAAGACTTGCAaagaacatgaacacacagaacTCAGCAGCCCCGTTCTTGCTGCCCTCTTCCTCCGGTCCCACACCATACAAGTTGCTGACATGGCTACCCCGATCTCTGCTCCAACTTTCAGCCCACACGAAGTTTGCCATTCATCTCATGAAGCCCTGTTGTGTTACACAGTGTACCCACCTGCAGCTAGTCATAGTGAATCCCCACCCCCCTGGCCCTCTGCATGCAAGTTCTTTCTCATTGGGCCAAATACAGCTTATTGTGGGAGCCTGGTTATCACATCCTCGCTGGCCTCCTGCGGCCCTGCATGCACTATGGGAGGCTGTCAACCCTTCATGATGGaccacacatgccacacacctTTATAGAGATGACCAGATGGTAGTTATCATCTCTTTGGGTTTAATCTTATTTGCTTTGGTTTCGTTTTTCTGGGATTTCCCTACCTTCTTTATGCTGGAGTTGGGAAGAAACCCATCATTAGTTTCTTATGAGGAAAAGATAGCATGCATATTTTTTGTGGAAACTGTTGCGTGTGCAAGCTCTAGCTAGTTCCACCCCTTGGTATATAGAGACATCTTAGTGCTCACTGGCCAATCCGTAGAAGCCTACATAACCTCGTTCCAAGGCTGTGTTGTTTCTTCCCTTGACGGTAATGATGCCAACTCTGGTTTTCCCCACCAACTAttggctgttgttatttttttcactctgtatttattttcttaatatagaCTTTAAGGGCCTCAGGCCGACTTAAAAATGGGTGTGAAGGGGGAACAAAAGTCAACATGTTTTTTGATCTTTAAAAAACACCACCTCTGGGgcttcagggctggctcagttggtagtgttaGCTGTGCAAACATAAGGATCTAAATTGGAGCCTCAGAGGCTGGGTGAAAGCTGGCTGTGATGGCCTTCTCTTCCGATTccagcgctggggaggtggacacaggtgGACCTCTCGCCCCTTACTAGCTGGCCCACACAGCCGATTCTGAAAGCCACAGGCCAGGGAGAGACCCAGCCTCATCAAATCAGATGGACAGCATCTGAGGAATAACAGCCTAGCTTGACCTCTGGCCGCCACACCTCCATACATGCGTGCCACCACACTCACCTCAGAACAACCTCCTCTGTCTCGCGGGTCAACACAATGTACTGGTGTTGTAAGAATTTGTGATGGATGCATTAATAAACAGAGCAATTCTGAgtagccaaaacaaaacaaaacaaactggagGTGCCTCAGGAGTTCCTGGGTAGACCCTgctctctcccatttctctgtctccccgGCAATCACTGGAAGTTACTGGATATTTAA from Arvicola amphibius chromosome 12, mArvAmp1.2, whole genome shotgun sequence encodes the following:
- the LOC119803060 gene encoding tetraspanin-7-like yields the protein MEIKFLVICFKTLLLLYSFVFWITGVILLFIGVWGKLTLGIYLSIARNSTDVPSVFIVTGTMIVSFGLFGCIAACRGSPWMLKLYALFLSLVFLAELVASISGLLFHREIKASFLKIYTNAVQNYNGHGEKSQAVDQVQHSLACCGVTNYTNWETSPYFLDHGIPRSCCKNESDCDPQDLHNLTLAATKVNQRGCYNRMMDFLEGNTGIVIGVLFAVTFSQLIGMRLSCCLSRFIMAHQYEMM